AACCCACATATGGAATAAATAAAAGTTCCTTATATACCAACGGTTATTTTTGTCAAGACTGGATAAGATTTAGAAGGCTATAAACATTTTTATGTTAATCttaataataacttttttttggcaATTTGGAGACTATCTGATCTATGAATAATAATTCTTAAATTTTGGAGAGTAAATCGAATGTTTCATATGGTTGTGACCAGAACCGGCCATGTTTTTGGTAAAGCTATCATAGCTCTTCTAGAACCACCATTTGCCCATTTGGTCCATGCACCAACAAAACCTGGAAGCTCTCAAAGCATGTTGTAGATTTCTTGGCGAAACTTAACTTCATTTCTTGTCGGATGAGATTTAGCTCGATCGTGCTCGTGGACTTCTTGATGTTGTGAGATGTCATGATCAATACAGTTTCTGAATTTACTACTTTACATGAAACCGATCCGGTCGGAAATTAAAACTTGGATCCTTAAGTAAAATGCCAGTTGATGCAGTCAGCGTCATGctgtttttaaacaactttctTGTTCCAAGAAGTTAAATCAACACTCTCAAGATTCGTCTCGTGTAACAATATCATATCTATCTAATTAAACtatttaattaaactatttGAATGTGTTTCCTTGTTATAAAAGCAACTTTACTCACAGAAATATCGTTTTTACACGAGCGAGGTCATCTTCAATCCGTCTTcttcaacaaaatatataaacctaaactaaacaagtcgacaaaaaaaaagtagagcaaacaaaacaaacagaaaAGTCTCTCACAATCttaattgataatattttctGGACACAAACACCGAGTCAAAGATCAGATCAAGGATAACGTGTCCAACAACTGgatcattttaaaaaaagaagttacGGGTTGGACTTTTCTTAGGTCTTAATCATAGTATGCATAGGCAGTAAACGTTCATGATTTACGTTTTAAATTTGTTCTTATTCATTTAGTTAACAAAATGTTAATGTGTTATATTAATCAAACAATGTTAaactcaatatatatacaaacttgTGATAGATAGTGTAACATGCAAAATGCTTACACGAATAATCTACAAAAAAGGTCCTATACTCTAGACTTTGTAGCATAACTCAGGTACCAAAACACCCTTGAACAAACACACTTTTCCTTGCATATAAAAGTGTTGTTTGTATAACAATAATGATGTTTTAAGATaaaataccatatatatataactaactgAAATAAAgataatctttttaaaaaaatgtgtaGCTGTGGAATTCCAACTAAGATTTGACATAGAAATCAAATGGGAGAAACAATACTAAAGAGAAGTTTAGATTTCttgtataaagaaataaatatataaaagaagaaaatggaagGTAAACAAATCTAAAATCAAATAGTAATAAACAAGAAAACCATATTCTTCATCTTTACAAGATATCCACATAACAAAGAAGCAAAAAATAGAGCATCAATGGAAGGTTTAATACCAGCGGTGTATAGGGCCGTGAAGAAGAACCTTACTCGCCGTCGCTACGAGCGTATCTCCTCCACCACAACTCGTGAGTCTTACCAAAACGAAATGAACGTAGACGGTCACCACCGACGTCGCTGGTCCGTTGGAGATATCTCGTCATTATCAAGCCGGGAAACAAAAAGAGACGGCGGAGCTACGGAGAAGAAGAGTTGTTCTCCGTCGCGTGAAGGTCATCAGCTCGTAAAGTTCAAGAGCCTTCGTTTGTTTTCTTGCATCACAGGTCAATAATATACTTAACAAATTCAAGAAAATTATAGGatatatgattgtttttttcgTGTTTTGGTTAACTTATAACTATAAAAATTTGTGATATTGATCATGTACGTACTCGTCATCAACTTATCTTGGTGATGatcgtctctttttttttttttggtgatcaTGATCTTCTTGTGAAAATGTATATTTGATGGGTCCTAAACGAGAAAAAGAAAACTTGTATGGGTCAAAGTGTCAAAATATCTATAATCCAAAGAAGGCAATGCGCCTTTAGTTCTCTACAAAGTGTGAGTGCGTCTGTAGATAACTTCATTGTcactctcatcttcttcttcttcatcatcagacACAATCACACAACCACCATTACCAAGCATATCTAACTTCCCATCCATATCAAACACTGCAACCGTTCCTTAGAAAGAAGAGTAACATTTATTGTAAAGAGGTCAACATGAACAATGCAATAGAGAGTTCTTGgatagaccaaaaaaaaaaaagagctacaAAACACCAGTTGGTGTAACTGCAAACAACACTGCTAGTTTCAAAATACAGAAGTGAGAACCAAACATCTAACTTCCACAGCAGATGATTTGGTAAAATCTATCTCAGCTCTTCTAGAACCACCATTTGGACAAAAACTCAGGAAGCTCACCGCATGTTTCCCTCTCTCAAAACATCGATCATGTTGTAGATTCGCTGCTCTGCTTTCAATCGAATCTGCATTTCACCAAGAGTGTTGAAAACAACAATTAGCATCGTTATAGAGATAGAGGTGGGACTCGAGAAAAAGCTGAGATTCAGGTCCCACAGGATCATTATGAGCAAAAGGAGTATGCTTTAGAACCTTTTTGGCAAGGAAAAGCACGGCATCAACAGTTCCCTCAGCGTATATTGATCTGCCACATACATTGTGCTGGAACTCAAAGGAGACACTGCAACAAACCACAAAGGAAAGGAAGCTAGTTATGGAACATACACAGTTTCACAATGAagattaaataatgttttagatattGAATTACGTTTTATCAGGTGATGTCAAGTGATAGAGATGGAAAGCGTGGCCAGAGACATGCTCTTCAGGAACCCCCACCATCTCAATTTGCTGTTTAGGATCCCTAATCAATTGTATctaccacacaaaaaaaaaaattgtatacaaaGAAAATTCATATTCAGAGATCAAATAAGATAAGTCATAGCCGACATGTAAAGAATAAAGTACAACTAATGCACCTGATCCATGTCGTAAGACACTCCCAGCTCCTGGAAGCAAGAGATAACAGCTTTTGCTGTTCCGGAGGCATCCAATTTGCTAGCTTGATGAGACTCCATCACCTACATATTGGTGTTGATTATTAGACGTAGCAAGAAGTAATATAAAACTAACAAAAGTAAGAAAGTAACCTCCAAGGAGTAACCAGAAAAGGCTCCTGGGAACTGCTCAGCCATAATCTCCATTGCCGCAAGAAACGCAACAACCTAGTGAACCAACAAGGTAAAGAGATATGAGCTAAAAAGATCTTAAAATCTTTCTACCAGAAACATCCGAGTACACACATACCTGTTTTCCCATCTGAGGAGAAATCACAGCGTAAATCTTTGCTTCTTCAACAGTTTCATACAACTTGTTCCTGTCTCCACCGGTTGTTCCCATCACGAAAGGAACACCTACTTTGCTATACAGCTCCGCATTATCTACATTATTTTTGCAAAAACACAAAAACTTTATAAACCCAACAACAGAGAAGAACCAACTCAATCAAGGATCAAATGAGAGATTTTGGAGCTACCAACATACCATTGACTGCAGATGGGATAGTGTAGTCGACAACAATCAGCTCCGGGTGCTTCTCAAACACGGAAGAAAGAACCTTCTCTCTCTCCGCAGGACCGTGCACAGTAATCTCTTTTCCACACACCTCAACCGTCTGACCAGCCTCAGCAGCAGATCCAAACGACGTAGGAACGATGTTGACACCCGCAGAGTCTGCTGCTTTGATTACAGCCTTCCCCATTTTGCCACTGCATCCATTCACCTGATAACAGATAATCTACAAGCTTAACCAACACCAAAGAACATAACCCCATTGCTAAAAGACACTAAATTTAACTTAAACATTCCATAAGACACATACCATGATGGATATGCCATGTCCAGGCAAAACAGACTTCACGGCCCCCTCACCGGACTCCTCCGTCGCCGTCATGGATAAAACCACCGGAAGACGACGTTTCACACTGCCCTGAAAACTAACACGGCTTCTACATGGAGTCTGATTCGTTCTAGAAGCAAATGCGAGACGAGGGTTCACTGGACGAGTAAGGAACACACTTGAAGACGCCGTGAGCCTGTGATTAACACATGTTTCTCTCaatagagttaaaaaaaaaaacaaaatcaatagaATCGAAATGGTACCAGTTCGTCGTAGCCATAATCCCTATGGTTCAAGAATTGTTCTTCTCCACGAGACTAAAAAGTTTAGTTCTTTCAGTTTTGTCTGAAAATACCGGCCGGCGACAAAAATTGAGAGTTTTAGGGCTTCGTCAAACCGGAAATCTCTAAACCAAACCAATGGATTAAGTAGTTAACCGGAATCTATTAAATTGGCTAAACCGACGGTAGAGAGGGTTATCTTTCTTTAGACTCACTCACTCACAAACTCCTAACCGCATCTCAAATGAAGTCCTTAGCTTCGCCGCCGTGCCTCCGCCTGACTCCGACAACACGCCGTCATCTCCACCCTCGTCAGCCGTCTTCCGCCTGTTATCCTCACGGTCGAATCAAATCCAATAGCCTATCATTCT
The window above is part of the Brassica napus cultivar Da-Ae chromosome C3, Da-Ae, whole genome shotgun sequence genome. Proteins encoded here:
- the LOC125584335 gene encoding uncharacterized protein LOC125584335, translated to MEGLIPAVYRAVKKNLTRRRYERISSTTTRESYQNEMNVDGHHRRRWSVGDISSLSSRETKRDGGATEKKSCSPSREGHQLVKFKSLRLFSCITGQ
- the LOC106388057 gene encoding 4-hydroxy-tetrahydrodipicolinate reductase 1, chloroplastic; amino-acid sequence: MATTNWLTASSSVFLTRPVNPRLAFASRTNQTPCRSRVSFQGSVKRRLPVVLSMTATEESGEGAVKSVLPGHGISIMVNGCSGKMGKAVIKAADSAGVNIVPTSFGSAAEAGQTVEVCGKEITVHGPAEREKVLSSVFEKHPELIVVDYTIPSAVNDNAELYSKVGVPFVMGTTGGDRNKLYETVEEAKIYAVISPQMGKQVVAFLAAMEIMAEQFPGAFSGYSLEVMESHQASKLDASGTAKAVISCFQELGVSYDMDQIQLIRDPKQQIEMVGVPEEHVSGHAFHLYHLTSPDKTVSFEFQHNVCGRSIYAEGTVDAVLFLAKKIRLKAEQRIYNMIDVLREGNMR